A genomic stretch from Helianthus annuus cultivar XRQ/B chromosome 1, HanXRQr2.0-SUNRISE, whole genome shotgun sequence includes:
- the LOC110872703 gene encoding chloroplast envelope quinone oxidoreductase homolog, which produces MAGKMMPAVWYTCYGGGAAGLKHVEVPIPTPGKGEILMKVEATSINPIDWKIQNGFVRPILPRKFPFIPLSDVAGEVVEVGPGVKNFKAGDKIVSTLGGPGAGGGLAEYAVAKESLTVLRPPEVSAAEGACLGIAACTALHSLTVTGGLKLEKTEPRTNVLVTAASGGVGHYAVQLAKLGNTHVTATCGARNIDFVKSLGADEVLDYKTREGATLKSPSGQKYDLVVNCTTGIPWSTFKPNLSKTGKVIDITPGGCTFLNYAVQILTFSKKKVIPLLVFPNAQEIGFLVKLAKEGKLKTVLDSRYPLSQAEKAWAKSIEGHATGKVVVEP; this is translated from the exons ATGGCCGGAAAAATGATGCCTGCGGTTTGGTACACTTGTTACGGTGGAGGTGCCGCCGGTTTGAAG CATGTTGAAGTCCCTATCCCTACTCCTGGAAAAGGTGAGATTCTGATGAAAGTAGAAGCAACAAGCATTAATCCAATTGACTGGAAGATACAGAACGGCTTTGTACGCCCTATTTTACCCAGAAAGTTTCCTTTTATACCAC TTAGCGATGTGGCAGGAGAAGTTGTAGAAGTTGGACCTGGTGTGAAGAATTTTAAAGCTGGTGACAAAATTGTTTCAACTCTT GGGGGTCCGGGTGCAGGTGGAGGGCTAGCCGAGTATGCTGTGGCTAAAGAAAGCTTAACAGTTCTAAGACCACCAGAAGTATCAGCTGCAGAGGGTGCGTGTCTAGGCATTGCAGCGTGCACCGCCCTGCACTCCCTTACTGTAACCGGTGGGCTAAAACTGGAAAAAACAGAACCACGAACCAACGTCCTAGTAACTGCGGCTTCAGGTGGTGTGGGTCACTATGCGGTCCAGCTAGCAAAACTAGGTAACACCCACGTGACAGCAACATGCGGGGCCCGCAACATCGATTTCGTTAAAAGCTTAGGAGCCGACGAGGTTTTAGACTACAAGACCCGAGAAGGAGCCACCCTCAAAAGCCCATCAGGCCAGAAATATGACCTGGTGGTCAATTGCACCACTGGTATCCCATGGTCAACTTTCAAGCCCAACCTTAGCAAAACTGGGAAGGTTATTGATATAACCCCGGGTGGTTGTACATTTTTGAATTATGCAGTGCAAATACTAACTTTTTCAAAAAAGAAAGTTATACCGTTACTCGTGTTTCCGAACGCCCAAGAGATTGGTTTTCTTGTGAAGTTAGCAAAAGAAGGAAAATTGAAAACCGTTCTCGACTCAAGATACCCTTTAAGTCAGGCTGAAAAGGCTTGGGCCAAGAGTATTGAGGGCCATGCCACTGGGAAGGTGGTTGTCGAGCCGTAA